The Fragaria vesca subsp. vesca linkage group LG2, FraVesHawaii_1.0, whole genome shotgun sequence genome includes a window with the following:
- the LOC101314236 gene encoding acyl-coenzyme A thioesterase 9, mitochondrial-like, producing the protein MDPNSSPPNSNTTIPVVATLPAYGSDSSTRPISLWPGMFHSPVTQALWEARSHMFERLLDPPVDAPPQSELLNKTPSQSRTTILYNFSSDFILREQYKDPWNEVRIGKLLEDLDALAGTISVKHCYAVDTTTRPLLLVTASVDKIVLRKPISVDIDLKIVGAVIWVGRSSIEIHLEVTQSTKGCGTSDSLALSANFIFVARDSKTGKAAPVNRLLPETEREQFLFKEAEARNNLRKRTRGGQKREFENGEVNRLESLLAEGRIFCDMPALADRDSILLRDTSLENSLICQPQQRNIHGRIFGGFLMHRAFELAFSTAYAFAGLVPCFLEVDLVDFLRPVDVGDFLRFKSCVLYTEVNPDQPLITIEVVAHVTRPELRSSEVSNTFYFTFTVRPEAKATKNGFRIRNVVPATEEEARRILERKDAQALLSSTLVTK; encoded by the exons ATGGACCCAAACTCATCTCCTCCCAATTCCAACACCACCATTCCGGTGGTGGCAACCCTCCCTGCTTACGGGTCGGACTCTTCGACCAGGCCCATCAGCTTGTGGCCCGGAATGTTCCACTCGCCGGTGACCCAGGCACTGTGGGAAGCGAGGTCCCACATGTTTGAGAGGCTCTTGGACCCACCTGTAGACGCTCCTCCCCAGAGCGAATTGCTGAACAAGACTCCATCACAGAGCAGGACTACAATTCTCTACAATTTCTCTAGTGATTTTATACTGAGGGAGCAGTACAAGGATCCTTGGAATGAGGTCAGAATTGGGAAGCTGCTTGAAGACCTTGATGCTTTAGCTGGTACCATTTCTGTCAAG CACTGCTATGCTGTTGATACCACAACAAGGCCACTCTTGCTGGTCACTGCATCTGTTGACAAAATTGTCCTGAGGAAGCCAATTAGTGTTGACATTGACCTGAAAATTGTTGGTGCTGTCATTTGGGTGGGGCGGTCATCTATTGAGATCCATCTAGAAGTCACTCAATCCACAAAAG GCTGTGGCACTTCGGACTCGTTAGCCCTTTCAGCCAACTTCATATTTGTGGCTCGTGACTCTAAGACTGGGAAGGCTGCTCCAGTTAACAGGCTCTTACCAGAAACTGAAAGAGAACAATTTCTTTTCAAGGAAGCAGAAGCCAGAAATAATCTGAGGAAAAGAACGAGAGGAGGACAAAAAAGAGAGTTTGAGAATGGAGAAGTAAATAGACTTGAAAGCCTGTTGGCCGAGGGAAGGATATTCTGTGATATGCCTGCCTTGGCAGACAGAGATAGCATTCTTCTGAGGGACACTAGCTTAGAGAACTCATTGATCTGCCAACCACAGCAGAGAAACATACATGGTCGGATATTTGGAGGATTTTTAATGCACCGAGCATTTGAATTGGCTTTCTCCACAGCTTATGCCTTTGCTGGCCTGGTTCCTTGCTTTCTAGAAGTCGATCTTGTTGACTTCTTGAGACCT GTGGATGTTGGAGATTTCCTGCGTTTCAAATCTTGTGTTCTCTACACAGAAGTTAATCCAGATCAGCCTCTGATCACAATTGAAGTTGTTGCTCATGTTACCAGGCCTGAGCTCAGGTCCAGTGAG GTATCGAATACATTTTATTTTACTTTCACCGTACGTCCCGAGGCAAAGGCCACAAAAAATGGATTTAGGATACGGAATGTGGTTCCAGCAACAGAAGAGGAAGCACGACGTATACTGGAGCGCAAGGATGCTCAGGCCTTGCTTTCATCAACACTCGTGACTAAATAA
- the LOC101314523 gene encoding uncharacterized protein LOC101314523: MQNRLQKLEYIAVQLCSSLEEIFEVRRLTVNERNASVPRSDKLPSNISQPDQGMQINDIKGCKQSCQGFQNLIGMYIGACGSLRYLLSPSIARGFVKLQKLEIENCQKMEAIIAADGGEETENESMLPRLDSLDLKNLPNLGSFSQGRYTFDCPLVRRICIIGCNKMNKFCLGSLHISWGVHIGVRNSGESLRRELEDSRKTG; the protein is encoded by the coding sequence ATGCAAAATAGATTGCAGAAATTGGAGTACATAGCCGTGCAACTCTGTTCTTCTCTGGAAGAGATTTTTGAAGTGAGAAGATTGACCGTCAATGAAAGGAATGCTTCAGTTCCTCGGTCAGACAAATTACCTTCAAATATTTCCCAACCTGATCAAGGAATGCAAATAAATGATATCAAGGGTTGCAAACAATCTTGCCAAGGCTTTCAGAATTTAATTGGAATGTATATTGGTGCTTGTGGTAGTTTGAGATACCTGCTCTCTCCTTCGATTGCTAGAGGTTTTGTCAAGCTCCAAAAACTAGAGATAGAGAATTGCCAGAAAATGGAAGCAATAATCGCAGCAGATGGGGGTGAAGAAACAGAGAATGAAAGCATGCTCCCTCGGCTAGATAGTTTGGATCTTAAGAATCTACCAAATCTTGGAAGCTTTTCGCAAGGCAGATATACTTTTGATTGCCCACTAGTGAGACGGATCTGTATTATCGGGTGCAACAAAATGAACAAATTTTGTTTAGGATCCCTCCACATATCATGGGGAGTGCACATAGGTGTCCGTAATTCTGGTGAGAGTCTAAGGCGTGAGCTCGAGGATAGCAGGAAAACAGGCTGA